One window of the Triticum dicoccoides isolate Atlit2015 ecotype Zavitan chromosome 3B, WEW_v2.0, whole genome shotgun sequence genome contains the following:
- the LOC119276728 gene encoding guanine nucleotide-binding protein subunit beta-like protein A, translating into MAGAQESLVYAGVMRGHNDVVTAIATPIDNSPFIVSSSRDKSLLVWDLTNPIQATQDSSSEYGVPFRRLTGHGHFVQDVVLSSDGQFALSGSWDGELRLWDLSTGVTTRRFVGHEKDVLSVAFSIDNRQIVSASRDRTIKLWNTLGECKYTIGGDLGGGEGHTGWVSCVRFSPNNFAPTIVSGSWDRSVKVWNLTNCKLRCTLDGHGGYVSAVAVSPDGSLCASGGKDGVTLLWDLTEGKRLYSLDAGSIINSLCFSPNRYWLCAATQDSIKIWDLESKHIVQDLRPEVPVSTKQMLYCTCLSWSADGSTLYAGYTDGTIRIYKISGFSYSS; encoded by the exons ATGGCCGGCGCGCAGGAGTCCCTCGTCTACGCCGGTGTGATGCGCGGCCACAACGACGTGGTCACGGCCATCGCGACGCCCATCGACAACTCGCCCTTCATCGTCTCCTCTTCCCGCGACAAGTCGCTGCTCGTCTGGGACCTCACCAACCCCATCCAGGCCACCCAGGACTCCAGCTCCGAGTACGGCGTCCCCTTCCGCCGCCTCACCGGCCACGGCCACTTTGTCCAGGACGTCGTCCTCAGCTCCGACGGCCAGTTCGCGCTCTCCGGATCCTGGGACGGCGAGCTCCGCCTCTGGGACCTCTCCACCGGGGTCACCACCCGCCGCTTCGTCGGCCACGAGAAGGACGTCCTCTCCGTCGCCTTCTCCATTGACAACCGACAGATCGTCTCCGCGTCCCGCGACCGCACCATCAAGCTGTGGAACACCCTCGGTGAGTGCAAGTACACCATCGGCGGTGACCTTGGAGGCGGCGAGGGCCACACCGGCTGGGTGTCCTGCGTCCGTTTCTCGCCCAACAACTTCGCCCCGACCATCGTCTCGGGCTCATGGGACCGCTCCGTCAAGGTCTGGAACCTTACCAACTGCAAGCTCCGCTGCACTCTTGATGGTCATGGTGGCTATGTTAGCGCCGTTGCAGTCAGCCCAGACGGTTCGCTTTGCGCGTCTGGTGGCAAGGATGGCGTCACCTTGCTGTGGGATTTGACCGAGGGCAAGAGACTCTACTCGCTGGATGCGGGATCCATTATCAACTCACTATGCTTCTCGCCCAACCGCTACTGGCTCTGCGCGGCGACACAGGATTCCATCAAGATCTGGGATCTTGAGTCAAAGCACATCGTGCAGGACCTTAGGCCCGAGGTCCCTGTCTCCACCAAGCAG ATGCTCTACTGCACTTGCTTGAGCTGGAGCGCGGATGGCAGCACTCTGTACGCTGGTTACACCGATGGAACTATCCGCATCTACAAGATCTCGGGGTTCAGCTACTCTAGCTAG
- the LOC119276730 gene encoding uncharacterized protein LOC119276730 isoform X1: MFGGKTLEKELPFLPSRVCDVRGLILVMCCASIGKAIGPRMAEHFALMTGRMITEATLQGTIFDAPSAKDACDHHDPCVFEDGRTKTGVVVECRICQEEGDQAYMETPCSCKGSLKYAHHICIQRWCNEKGDTICEICLQQFTPNYSAPLKLFRIGRNQISFRRAGETPANLNAGENVSQTGDHAAGTSSFASQFCNPKGVTYCRVIAIALMALLVLRDAISLVLGGPKVYSMALITLLMFRTAGVIIPIYIILISVVTLLHRYSQHQDVHGAAPVTEPVGTEDSQSLQPTPPQQHVISIQ; encoded by the exons ATGTTTGGTGGAAAGACGCTTGAAAAAGAGCTGCCTTTCCTGCCATCTCGTGTGTGTGATGTCCGTGGTCTAATTCTTGTCATGTG CTGCGCTTCAATCGGCAAGGCCATTGGTCCGAGGATGGCGGAACACTTCGCGCTCATGACGGGGCGGATGATCACGGAGGCGACGCTTCAGGGCACCATCTTCGACGCCCCTTCCGCGAAGGATGCTTGTGATCATCATGATCCTTGTGTTTTTGAGGACGGGAGGACCAAGACTGGTGTCGTGGTGGAATGCAGAATCTGCCAAGAAGAAGGTGATCAAGCCTACATGGAGACCCCTTGCTCCTGCAAGGGTAGCCTCAAG TACGCTCACCACATATGCATCCAGAGGTGGTGTAACGAGAAGGGAGACACCATATGTGAGATATGCTTACAG CAATTTACACCGAACTACAGTGCCCCTTTGAAGTTGTTTCGGATCGGAAGAAACCAAATTAGCTTCAG GAGAGCTGGAGAAACACCAGCGAATCTCAACGCTGGAGAAAACGTTTCCCAAACCGGTGATCATGCTGCTGGCACATCAAGCTTTGCCTCTCAATTTTGCAATCCAAAAGGCGTCACCTACTGCCGTGTGATTGCCATCGCC TTGATGGCTCTGCTGGTGCTCCGTGACGCAATCTCGCTTGTCCTCGGCGGCCCCAAGGTGTACTCGATGGCACTGATCACT CTGCTGATGTTCAGAACAGCCGGAGTTATCATACCCATCTACATTATCTTGATATCAGTTGTCACATTGCTCCATCGGTACAGCCAACACCAG GATGTGCATGGCGCGGCCCCAGTTACAGAACCTGTAGGAACTGAGGACTCACAGAGCCTGCAGCCGACGCCACCTCAACAGCATGTCATCAGCATCCAGTAG
- the LOC119276730 gene encoding uncharacterized protein LOC119276730 isoform X2, with amino-acid sequence MAEHFALMTGRMITEATLQGTIFDAPSAKDACDHHDPCVFEDGRTKTGVVVECRICQEEGDQAYMETPCSCKGSLKYAHHICIQRWCNEKGDTICEICLQQFTPNYSAPLKLFRIGRNQISFRRAGETPANLNAGENVSQTGDHAAGTSSFASQFCNPKGVTYCRVIAIALMALLVLRDAISLVLGGPKVYSMALITLLMFRTAGVIIPIYIILISVVTLLHRYSQHQDVHGAAPVTEPVGTEDSQSLQPTPPQQHVISIQ; translated from the exons ATGGCGGAACACTTCGCGCTCATGACGGGGCGGATGATCACGGAGGCGACGCTTCAGGGCACCATCTTCGACGCCCCTTCCGCGAAGGATGCTTGTGATCATCATGATCCTTGTGTTTTTGAGGACGGGAGGACCAAGACTGGTGTCGTGGTGGAATGCAGAATCTGCCAAGAAGAAGGTGATCAAGCCTACATGGAGACCCCTTGCTCCTGCAAGGGTAGCCTCAAG TACGCTCACCACATATGCATCCAGAGGTGGTGTAACGAGAAGGGAGACACCATATGTGAGATATGCTTACAG CAATTTACACCGAACTACAGTGCCCCTTTGAAGTTGTTTCGGATCGGAAGAAACCAAATTAGCTTCAG GAGAGCTGGAGAAACACCAGCGAATCTCAACGCTGGAGAAAACGTTTCCCAAACCGGTGATCATGCTGCTGGCACATCAAGCTTTGCCTCTCAATTTTGCAATCCAAAAGGCGTCACCTACTGCCGTGTGATTGCCATCGCC TTGATGGCTCTGCTGGTGCTCCGTGACGCAATCTCGCTTGTCCTCGGCGGCCCCAAGGTGTACTCGATGGCACTGATCACT CTGCTGATGTTCAGAACAGCCGGAGTTATCATACCCATCTACATTATCTTGATATCAGTTGTCACATTGCTCCATCGGTACAGCCAACACCAG GATGTGCATGGCGCGGCCCCAGTTACAGAACCTGTAGGAACTGAGGACTCACAGAGCCTGCAGCCGACGCCACCTCAACAGCATGTCATCAGCATCCAGTAG